Part of the Desulfurococcus sp. genome is shown below.
AAAACCCATAATTAAACCCCCGAGGAAGCCGTGGGTTATAATGCTGGTTGGACTTCAAGGCTCCGGTAAAACAACAACAGCCGCGAAACTCGCTTACCTGTACAAGCTAGAGGGATATAGTGTCGGGCTTGTAGCAGCAGATACGTTTAGACCGGCAGCCTACACGCAGCTCAAGCAGCTCGGGGATCATATTGGAGTTCCGGTTTACGGGGAGCCTGGCAGTAGTGATGCAGTAGCTGTAGCAGTGAAAGGAGTAGAATTCTTCAAGGAAAGGAGATATGATTTAATCATTATAGATACTGCTGGAAGACACCACAGAGATGAAGACCTCCTCGAGGAGATGAAAGCTATAAGCGAGAGCGTTAAACCCGACGAGATAATCCTAGTGCTAGATGCAGCTGTAGGACAGCAGGCGTATAATATCGCGAGGAAGTTCCACGAGTCTACTCCAATAGGCTCAATAATAGTCACAAAACTTGATGGGACAGCTAAAGGCGGCGGAGCTCTCTCAGCTGTAGCAGCTACTGGAGCTCTCATAAAGTTCATTGGGACAGGAGAGAAGATCGACGAGCTCGAAGTATTCAATCCACCTAGATTCGTCTCGAGGATACTAGGCTTAGGCGACGTAGAAGGGCTTGTTGAGAGAGTTAGAAGACTACAAGCTGATTTCACTGAAGAAGATGTCAAGAAGCTCGTGGAAGGAAAAGTAAACATGAGATTAGTCTACAAGCAGCTGGTAAGCTTGAGGAAGATGGGGCCTCTAGCAAAAATACTCCAGATGATACCTGGCCTAGGTGTTAGAATGCCGCTGGATGTAAACCCTAAGGAGCTTGAATCAAAGATCAACAAGTGGCTTGCAGTAATAAACTCCATGACGTACGAGGAGCTCGACAACCCGGATATAATCGATAGATCAAGGATTAAAAGGATAGCTCGTGGAGCCGGCGTGGAGGTTGAGGATGTAAGAGAGCTGCTCAGACAGTACGAGCTGATGAAGAAGCTCAGCAAGCAGCTCCGCAGAAAGGAGGTATTAAAGAAGCTAGGGTTAAAGCTAGAGGACCTCAAGATCGAAGCAGAAGAGTAAGCTGAGAACAGGGGTTAACGTTGACTCAGAGCTCCAGCCCTGAGGATCCAGCAGGCATTATAGCTACCGCCGAGAAAGTTCTCTCTAAGCACCCTCTCTGTGATAGATGCCTGGGGAGACTCTTTGCTAGAAGAGGGTTAGAACTCTCGAATGAAGAGCGTGGGAGAGCTA
Proteins encoded:
- a CDS encoding signal recognition particle protein Srp54; protein product: MVFDGIRNALARFLKGGDYEKSVEEFMREFQKELVKADVNLKLAMELSSRIKERALKSEPPPGVSRREWFITIVYEELTKLLGGERKPIIKPPRKPWVIMLVGLQGSGKTTTAAKLAYLYKLEGYSVGLVAADTFRPAAYTQLKQLGDHIGVPVYGEPGSSDAVAVAVKGVEFFKERRYDLIIIDTAGRHHRDEDLLEEMKAISESVKPDEIILVLDAAVGQQAYNIARKFHESTPIGSIIVTKLDGTAKGGGALSAVAATGALIKFIGTGEKIDELEVFNPPRFVSRILGLGDVEGLVERVRRLQADFTEEDVKKLVEGKVNMRLVYKQLVSLRKMGPLAKILQMIPGLGVRMPLDVNPKELESKINKWLAVINSMTYEELDNPDIIDRSRIKRIARGAGVEVEDVRELLRQYELMKKLSKQLRRKEVLKKLGLKLEDLKIEAEE